The window GgagattattaatatatatatatatatatatatatatatatatatatatatatatatatatatatatatattgttttaaataaatttataaataaaaaatagtctAAATGAAAAAAGATTTGACGGaggaaataaatattttaacaaaaatattatgatagtcataatttaaatttcacAACATTTATTCAAGAGATTGATATATACTAGCGAGTCACTTCCATGTAATTCTATTTTTGCATCTCTTTCCCGTCTCACCTCAACCACCTCCCGCATTGGTAGATAAGAAGAGCTCACGAGAGTGTCCAGATTAAATCCTCATCTACTTCCACCAATAAATTTAGGTGAGCAAAAAATTAAACTCTTGAGCTCATGAAGCATACAGATAGGTAATAACAACCGAAACAAAGTATCGTTGATATGGAGTGCTGAGCTTAAAAAGAAGATCATTCCACATTAATATACAAGCAACTATTTTTGTTTTTCCCCAACgtttaaaacattaaaaaaggtctgaaaaaaaacattaaaaaagataatgataAAAGAAAATGATAAGTTCTagctaaaaaattatatgttaaattctTAAATGGAACGATAAATACGGACAAGCCTCACCAATTTGGGCCTGTGTGTTTTTACCATCAGTAGAACATTCCGAGCCAGACGTTCGGGCCTTCGGGCCATTTTCGGTCTTTGAATGGGGGTCACAGTTTATGGTTTACGTTGGGCCGCTGATGAAACTTAACAACCTTTGTCTGGCATATAAGTCCATATCTTCTCAGATAAACATATATGGGTTTGTGCAatgtgtgtccatgggcacatgttaagcaccaaattttataagtttggtggattttgattggcgTGGTCGAATTTGCAGgagggtccaccattataaaaAAGTAGTAGTCAATCAAAATCAACCAAACTTATGAATTTTGGTGCTTAAcagtgcccatgggcacacactagaaaaaccgaacatatataaataaattttctcataaatgttaaaagaataattatactattatttaataaaataagtttCTTTTATCCATTTTTTAAATAAGTAAGCTCTATTATATAGGAAAAAAAACCCACCACCTTTTATACTCATAGGTGAGATTTTAGTAATCTTTGTTCGGCCCAAAACAAATCTTAACAATACTCCATCCAGCAGCCAGCAGGGAGCGCAGATTTGAGGCCTCTAGCCACCCTCCTCCTCGGTCAGCCCCAAAACGCCAACCACTGGACCCAAGCCCATCACCATCCAGGGTCAGACCACGAAACTCTTCTTCTTACCAACTCTAAGTTTACGTAAACGCATTTCGAgatttcataattttaaaatttaaattttaaatttttttcagaattttttttaaaaatatatatataatgtaagtatattttataggagacttaaaatacgtgtcaaagtAAAGAACCTGGTAGGACGGAGGGGTACAATTTAacttagggttaattatcaagttggtcactgaagtgggcttaatgtatcaagttggtcactgaactcaaaacggtatcaagatggtcactgaagtggtcataaatatcaaacaagtatcttgaaatatgagttcaagcactaaaaatattatttataaagttttacacattatttttgaatgttaccaaaaccaagtaaaaggttatgacttctaatatttatgacaaaaaatttagattttatcaagtttatttattatttatattttattatatagttatttctttgttttaattaaaaataaataataaataaatttgataaaatctaaattttttgtcataaatattagaagtcataacattttacttgattttggtaacatttaaaaataatatgtaaaactttataaataatatttttagtgcttgaactcatatttcaagatacttgtttgatatttatgaccacttcagtgaccatcttgataccgttttgagttcagttaccaacttgatacattaagcccacttcagtgaccaacttgataattaacccgtttaacttatttgattaaatttgaccACATTCAAACattcaacatatataaaaaaagggaAAAGTAAGAGCTCGCCATGTAGCACGTTagtaatttgatatttaaaattgcTTCCATTTTGCAGCGTGAAAAGAACAGCTTTTGGTGCAGCAGTATGGGTTGGAATTCTCTCGACTGGTTTAAGCACCTTCTTAAGTTGTTGTGGCCTTGACTGCACATATGTGGGTGGTGTGCATAACTGTGCACTTACTAAAATACACATTGCTTTCAATGCAGGTTCTGTAGTTTTTGACAATCTGTCTCCTCGATTCATTTCTGTACGTGCACCTTTTCAAACTTATTGCTTGTCATTCATTTAAGTAtcctgtttttttgttttttaacgTGCATAACTAATCTCTGATTAATTCATTCGTTTGAGTTAAAAATgttgttcaaaaaaaattatttttaaatttattaaacataCTTCACATGTTTTTCAACAAAGTTATTATAGTCTGCAAAACAATGTCCAATGAGGCATAATTCACTCGTTTACGAAGCGAACTTGTAGAATGACAACATATTTCAATCCTCCCCATCAACAACCGAAGGGTCAGATGCGGGATCAGATTTCCCTAGATCACAGCCCCAGCTTCGgctaatatttgaaatttactAGATAAACAAGTCATTTTTTTATATCGAAAATcagttgaaatttgattttgaacTCCAGACGAACATCTACAATTTCATGATTATTTGTTCAGCTTCATCGATTTTGAATGCCTGATTCCTCCATTATGAAGGGTACTACGAGCTCGTAATATTTCTAAACATCACAGTAACAAGACACGTAGAGACCAGAGAGGTACACGACCCAATTAAAAACCGGCAAAAATTCATGATTATACCTGATTAAAAAATTCTCATCCCCCACaagaacaaaaaaattacaGGAAATATactaacttcaaaaaaaaaatgttcttATCCCCACAATTTGAACTTCCCAGCCTGCCCGGTCACCAATTCAGTGAAAAGGAAAAGATAAAAAGAGGCTATCCAGAGTCCCAGACCCAGAGGTTAATATCAGCAGCTAAAATTATACAGGAGCGTACATATTCCTTATGTTTTACTACTGCACAACGGTATTGACACTGGGGTTGACAATAACAAAAGTTTGCAGATTTGACACGGCAGAAAAGGACTACTATGTTTTTCAAGGCACAAGAAGCCGATGTATTGATTACTCCAAATTGTTAGTATTTGGAAAACGACATGGCGAGCAATTAATTTTGGTTGCAAGTAAAACAACCAAGAGTCCACTTGTGTGTacattttcataatttaattcATTTGACTCTTATTATTTGGATCTGGTTCGACCTTTTTTTGCAGTGTATCAACCAACAATTCCGGTTGGCCTTCCACACTCATAAAGAAAAGACCAACCTCACCCTTTCATTTTCGGAGCAAATATATTTAACTTGAAAAAACGAAGGATATGCAGGTCATTTTAACAATCCTTTCAGTGTTGCAGAATCAATAGCTATTGTTCTTAGCTCAAGAACATGTCTTTCAGTGATACACATGCTTATGACAAGGATGATTTACTTTTATAATCACTTTGTTAGTTTATAATGATCTTGGTGCGCCCAAAAAACATGCTGCTTTTCACATATCATGATAATCGACATGCTCATGCCCCATACGATTCTTTATTTTCGATATGTAAAGTCCTCTTTAGGAGGGCACTGAACTACAAGTAACGAATATACCCTTAaacaaacaagaagagaaaATGAGTAACTTCCCTTTCTGTCCATTACCAGTTCGGCTTCTCAACTACGATATTTATTTGTTACTATGAATTATGCAGATATATCAGTCATGAATATCGCACACATGCGGACACTAGTCTCTTATTACCAGAATAAGAGATCTTCGCTGGTCTAAAGTTTTACGAGGAACTACACTACTCATCATGTTGATACAACAAACAAGACCTCCATTGATCAATGAGAAGATAACTTTCTCCGAATAAAAACCAGATTTTCCATCATACGGAGAAATGACATTGTTATtataaaaaacaaatgaaaaaaaagaCATACTGATAGAGGTTCCACTGCagaatatatatgtacaatGTAATTTGCTTCATATAAAACTCATTACATGGTCATAAAACAAAACCATATACTGATATCCTATGTTTTcactaataatttatataaaaaaatcccAAACAAAATAAGGAAGAACAGAAGAAAATAAACCAAGAGCCAGAAGACAAAAGAAAGACTCTAGTCAGGATTCTTACAGGCAGATATGACTAAGGAGAAGCCAGGTTTTTCATGTTCATTCTGCTCCAGCTTTTTCTCTTCCAACCACAACCTGCTATCCAATCCACTCCTCGGCCTAAACATGAATATCGCATACCCAGATTTGGGATTGAAGAACCAATCATGAACATCCCACATCATATCTACTAAACAACCATCGATAAATATGATTTGATTACCACGAAAATTCCATCTTAATCTTTTTACCTGAACCACATTTTTATTATCGATGCAAACAGAGAGTACTGAATTTTTCTCTCCCTTTTCTTGCACAAGGCACTTGATCAAAATGTCATGACTCGTCCCAGTATCGAAGAATTGAGCCTTGGTTGAATACACTGCACCGCCTGAGAAATGTTCGCTTCGTGATACTAATGAAAACTTGGAAACAGGCACTTTGCACATGAGTTTCCTCACTTCTGGCTCTTCCTCCATGTCTCCAAGAAGTAAACTCAGCTCAAAGTTAACAAGAACCGCAATATAAAACCCCCTGACCGGCTCCAAGCCATTATCATACTTAGCAGAAGAAAGATCCCAAAAGACTTCAACCTTAGAATTGGCTGATTCCAAGCTTTTTGTGCCTTTGATCTTATGCAAATACAACCGTCTCGTACTAAATTTAAACGGACACGACGGGTCCTCGATGAGAGTCATCGTGAACCCCTGGTCCATGAGGCTGCTGCACCATGTAACCGTGATCAAGAGCTGGTCCTCTGAACAGAGCTTAACTCTGTACATACACGTAACCGCATCTTGTACCGAAGGGATCAAATTTGGCGAAAAGATAGGCTGATTTGATGGTCCAGAACAATACGAATCTGAAACCTTGATCGCATGTTCACTATAACAAGTTGCTATGTTTCTCATCTTTCCAAGAAAACAATAAAACACACCTTTCGGTTTTCACTTATAAAGATCCTAAATATCTCAAACTCAAACTGACACTAAAAGTACAACATAAAATTTCAGACACAGAGAGAAACTAGAGAAGGGTTTATTATTATGCCTTGCCTTGTGTAGAAGAAATCGGAGGCGTTGAAGATTATAAAAGACCGCTTCTGCGCCCCtggaatataaatttatgaatcCCCGTTTGTCCTCTCATCTATTAAAGCACATATGTAACTGCCTAACAAAGATTAATGGCTAACTAATAAGCAATTAATAAGATTTGCAGCTTcttaaacaaatattattagTAGGAAGATAGCAAGAACAAGGGAGAGCCATGGTTTTAAGATTTAAATACTAACCaacatacataaataaattaaaaaaatgagtagTACATTTTTGAGTGACAGACTGACAGTTCATGCCG of the Daucus carota subsp. sativus chromosome 4, DH1 v3.0, whole genome shotgun sequence genome contains:
- the LOC108216872 gene encoding uncharacterized protein LOC108216872 is translated as MRNIATCYSEHAIKVSDSYCSGPSNQPIFSPNLIPSVQDAVTCMYRVKLCSEDQLLITVTWCSSLMDQGFTMTLIEDPSCPFKFSTRRLYLHKIKGTKSLESANSKVEVFWDLSSAKYDNGLEPVRGFYIAVLVNFELSLLLGDMEEEPEVRKLMCKVPVSKFSLVSRSEHFSGGAVYSTKAQFFDTGTSHDILIKCLVQEKGEKNSVLSVCIDNKNVVQVKRLRWNFRGNQIIFIDGCLVDMMWDVHDWFFNPKSGYAIFMFRPRSGLDSRLWLEEKKLEQNEHEKPGFSLVISACKNPD